One stretch of Segatella copri DNA includes these proteins:
- a CDS encoding amino acid ABC transporter ATP-binding protein, producing MNEIIKIEGLRKRFGDNEVLKGITTSVRKGEVVAIIGPSGCGKSTFLRSINLLEEPTEGKIFIDDMDITSSDVDINRMRQRVGMVFQQFNLFPNMTIRRNIMLAPVELGKMTREEADEKATELLTRIGLLDKAGSYPDSLSGGQKQRVAIARALAMNPEVILFDEPTSALDPEMVGEVLQLMKDVAADGMTMVVVTHEMGFAREVANRVLFFSDGYITEDGTPEQIFNHPKSPRLQEFLGKVL from the coding sequence ATGAACGAAATAATCAAGATAGAAGGACTTCGTAAACGCTTCGGCGACAACGAGGTGCTGAAAGGCATTACAACCTCGGTGAGGAAAGGTGAGGTGGTTGCCATCATCGGTCCGTCGGGTTGTGGCAAGAGTACCTTCCTGCGTTCCATCAACCTTCTGGAAGAACCTACCGAGGGTAAAATCTTTATTGATGATATGGATATCACATCAAGCGATGTTGATATCAACCGAATGCGCCAGAGGGTGGGTATGGTATTCCAGCAGTTCAATCTCTTCCCTAATATGACCATACGCCGCAACATCATGCTGGCTCCGGTAGAATTGGGTAAGATGACAAGGGAAGAGGCTGATGAGAAAGCAACGGAACTCCTGACCCGTATCGGATTGCTGGATAAGGCCGGCAGTTATCCCGACAGTCTGTCGGGCGGACAGAAACAGCGCGTAGCTATCGCCCGTGCCTTAGCGATGAATCCTGAGGTAATCCTCTTTGATGAGCCGACTTCGGCTCTCGATCCGGAAATGGTGGGAGAGGTGCTGCAGCTGATGAAAGATGTTGCTGCCGACGGAATGACGATGGTGGTGGTGACCCACGAGATGGGATTTGCAAGAGAAGTGGCCAATCGTGTTCTTTTCTTCAGTGACGGCTATATCACGGAAGACGGAACTCCTGAGCAAATATTCAACCATCCGAAATCGCCAAGACTACAGGAGTTTCTGGGAAAAGTTCTGTAA
- a CDS encoding SulP family inorganic anion transporter — MKALAIKSSLFSCLKTYNKKTFMSDLMAGIIVGIVALPLAIAFGIASGVTPEKGIITAIVAGLIISIFGGSKVQIGGPTGAFIVIIYGIIQKYGMEGLTIATLMAGLFLVLFGLLRLGTIIKYIPYPIVVGFTSGIAVTIFTTQIKDLFGLTLTSNPSDFLEKWGVYFQSFDTIDPWCALIGIVSVVVIAITPKFSKKIPGSLIAIILMTVVALLLKQFAGVESIETIGDRFSISNELPAAQVPVMNWETIKSLVSPAITIAILGAIESLLSATVADGVISDHHDSNTELVAQGLANIASPLFGGIPATGAIARTMTNINNGGKTPIAGIIHAIVLLLIFLFLMPLAQYIPMACLAGVLVVVSYGMSGWRSFLALMKNPKSDVTVLLITFFLTIIFDLTVAIEVGLIIACLLFMKRMSETTDVTAITDDEIDLNKEFDFLSTNLEHYTIPKGVEVYEINGPFFFGAGNKFEEVMAAFGDRPLVRVIRMRKVPFVDSTGIHNLTNLCEMSQKEDIQVVLSGVCEKVNAQLEKAGFYNILGKDNITDHISKALKRAEEIIEKKTVNS; from the coding sequence ATGAAGGCATTAGCAATTAAGTCGAGTTTGTTTTCCTGTTTAAAGACATACAACAAGAAAACATTCATGTCTGACCTCATGGCAGGTATCATCGTTGGTATCGTAGCCCTGCCTCTGGCCATCGCATTCGGTATCGCTTCTGGCGTGACCCCTGAAAAGGGTATCATCACCGCCATTGTAGCAGGTCTCATCATCTCCATCTTCGGTGGAAGCAAAGTGCAGATTGGTGGTCCTACGGGAGCATTCATCGTTATCATCTATGGCATTATCCAGAAATATGGCATGGAAGGTTTGACGATAGCGACACTGATGGCTGGTCTGTTCCTGGTTCTCTTCGGACTTCTCCGCCTTGGAACCATCATCAAGTACATCCCTTACCCTATCGTTGTGGGATTTACCAGTGGTATCGCCGTAACCATCTTCACGACCCAGATCAAGGATCTCTTTGGATTGACGTTGACTTCAAATCCTTCTGATTTTCTGGAGAAATGGGGCGTCTACTTCCAAAGCTTTGACACCATAGATCCTTGGTGTGCCCTTATCGGAATAGTAAGCGTAGTGGTTATAGCCATCACCCCTAAGTTCAGCAAGAAGATTCCGGGCTCTCTTATTGCCATCATCCTGATGACCGTTGTAGCCTTACTGCTCAAGCAGTTTGCCGGCGTTGAGAGTATCGAGACCATTGGTGACCGCTTCTCTATCAGCAACGAATTGCCTGCAGCTCAGGTACCAGTCATGAATTGGGAGACCATCAAGAGTCTTGTATCACCAGCTATTACCATCGCCATCCTGGGAGCCATTGAGAGTTTGCTTTCAGCAACAGTTGCCGATGGTGTAATCAGCGATCATCACGACAGTAACACCGAGTTGGTAGCTCAGGGTTTGGCCAATATCGCCTCTCCCCTCTTTGGCGGTATTCCTGCAACAGGTGCCATTGCCCGCACAATGACCAATATCAATAATGGCGGTAAGACTCCTATTGCAGGCATCATCCACGCCATAGTTCTGCTGCTCATCTTCCTCTTTCTGATGCCTCTTGCCCAGTACATACCAATGGCTTGTCTTGCCGGTGTATTGGTAGTTGTATCTTACGGAATGAGCGGATGGAGAAGTTTCCTGGCATTGATGAAGAATCCGAAGAGCGATGTAACCGTACTTCTGATTACCTTCTTCCTCACCATCATCTTCGATTTGACAGTAGCCATTGAGGTGGGTCTGATTATCGCCTGTCTGCTCTTCATGAAGCGAATGAGCGAAACCACCGACGTGACAGCTATTACCGATGATGAGATTGACTTGAACAAGGAGTTTGACTTCCTCTCAACCAACCTGGAGCACTATACGATTCCGAAGGGCGTAGAGGTATACGAAATCAATGGTCCTTTCTTCTTCGGAGCCGGTAACAAGTTTGAGGAAGTGATGGCAGCTTTCGGTGACCGTCCACTGGTACGCGTCATCCGTATGCGCAAGGTTCCATTTGTTGATTCAACCGGTATCCACAACCTCACCAACCTCTGCGAGATGAGTCAGAAGGAGGACATTCAGGTTGTACTCTCCGGTGTTTGCGAGAAGGTAAACGCCCAGTTGGAAAAGGCTGGTTTCTACAATATTCTTGGCAAGGATAATATCACAGATCACATCAGCAAGGCTCTGAAACGTGCTGAAGAGATTATTGAGAAGAAAACTGTTAATAGTTAA